The Paenibacillus pabuli DNA segment CAAAACAAATGGTATTACAAATGGGCGGTGCCTTGAAAAAGTACAGAAAAGAAAAAAATATGAGCTTAGACGACTTAGCGGAATTAACGGGCGTAAGCAAACTTACTCTGGGGAATATCGAACGTGGAGAAACAAATCCAACGTTGGCGATTATATGGAAAATTTCAAAAGGCATATCTTTACCGCTATTGGCTTTGTTCACATCAGAGAAACCTGTTAGTTTGTATCGAGCAGGCGAGGGACTGCGATTTTCTAATGATCAAAAAAATTGGATCATTGAACCCATTTTTAAAAACGCAAGCAACGATATTGAAATGTGTCGGGCTTACTTACAGCCAAATAGCTCGTATCACCCCGAAGGTCATCATGTGAATACTACTGAAATTGCGACAGTAATGACTGGCTCCATTGAAATTCAAGTCAATGGAGAGATTTACACATTGAATCAATATGATACGATCAGTTTTCGTGCAGATTGTCCTCACTCTTATACCAACCATACAGAAAGCGAAACAGTGCTCCATATATCCTTAAAATATGGTTTCTAAAAGTCGATAATTTCCACTTATTAAATACAACTCTGAATTCATGGCGTGAATTCGGAGTTGTATTTTTGTTGTTTAGCTAATATTCGGTATATTATAAAATATCTATTGTTAAATAAAATATATTATAATATACTTTTGTTATTCGCGCGGATGGTTATTGTCAAATAGAAACAGATAGTACGTATGAATACAGGAAGGAGAAAAAAAGAATGCCGAACAAACAAAATAAAAAATTCGTGCCAACCTCTATAGGGCTGATCATTCTCGGCATTATTGTTATTGCAGCTAATTTACGAACTCCCTTAACCTCAGTTGGTCCTTTAGTGAGTCTTATAAGGGATGACGTTCATATTTCAAATACATTAGCAGGCCTGATCACAACGGTACCCTTGCTTGCCTTTGCTTTATTATCGCCTTTAGTACCAAAATTAGGACGACGATATGGGGTTGAGCGTATCATTTTGCTTGCCCTAATCTTTCTGACTGTTGGTATTGTAATACGATCTTTATCTGGGGCAGTTAATCTGTTTATTGGGACAGCAGTTCTTGGATTCGCAATTGCCGTTTGTAATGTATTATTGCCCAGTATAATTAAACGGGATTTCCCAAATAAAATTGGCTCCATGACAGGAGTTTACTCCATTTCAATGAATTTATGTGGAGCAATCGCATCGGGAATCAGTGTACCGCTAGCCATGAACGCAGGGCTAAAATGGCAGGGAGCATTGGGAATATGGGGGATTCTAAGCTTTGTATCGATCCTCTGTTGGTTACCCCAATTAAGAAATCAAACGAAACAAAAAGCCATGACGAGTCAACAGATGGTCAGCAACGATGTGAATGTTTGGCGATCCCCGCTTGCCTGGCAAGTAACTTTGTTTATGGGTATACAGTCCATGGTTTTCTATGTGTTGATCGCATGGTTGCCTGAAATTTTAAAGCAGCAAGGAATTGAGTCCAACCAATCTGGATGGTACCTCTCGATCATGCAGTTAGCTATGCTTCCATTTACCTTTGTTGTCCCCGTTATTGCTGGGCGAATGTCTAGCCAACGTTTGTTAGTGGTCATCACAACCATTTTGCTTTTGACGGGAACGCTAGGACTTCTTTACGGAAGCTCCAATATCATTCTGTTGTGGATCATCATACTCGGAATTGGTGGAGGTTTCGCCTTTAGTTTGGCCATGATGTTTTTCGGGTTACGTACTGAAAATGCGCACCAAGCAGCGGAACTGTCTGGCATGGCGCAATCAATTGGATATCTTCTTGCCGCAATCGGTCCTGCGCTTATAGGATATCTGCATGATGTGACAAATAGTTGGAACCTGCCACTTTTCATTCTGCTTGGCGCATCGGTCTTACTCTTTTTAGTCGGTATAGGAGCAGCAAGCAACCGTTTTGTAGGTAGCCGAAATAGTTACGAACTGCCACGGAAAGGACGATAAATATGTTTGACAAAATTATGGTGGCTATTGATAAAGCTGAAATAACGAACAAACTCCTTGATGCAACCGTTGAAATAGCCCAAAATAAACAAACTCAAGTTACCTTGGTTAATGTTAGCCAAGATTATGTGTCGAACGGCATGACATTTGTACCAGATAATTTTTTGGAAGACATACTGAACGAAATGGAGAAAGCGAGTCTGGAACAGCTGCAACAAGCCAAATCTAAATTAAAGTCTGCGGGGATTAACCCGGAAACTGTTCATCTTAAGGGAGATCCTGCACATGAAATATTAAATTATGCAAAGGATACCGAGCAGCAACTTATTATTATCGGAAGCCGTGGGCTAAGGGGCATAAAAGAAATGATGCTTGGAAGTGTCAGCCACAAGGTTTCACAGCTTTCAAATTGCCCAGTCCTCATTGTGCATTAACTCCTTTGGGAACTGCATAGATGATGCATTGTTAGACTAACGGGGAACGTACAGCGGCATTCTAGGATATTGTCCTAGAATGCCGCTGTTTCTATATCCCATTAGCTGTTCAAATGCTGACGCTGAAGATGAATGGAGGGAGGAACGGTGCTCCAAAACGATCAACACCGTCCGGGAAACCCAGACTCGTTTGCGAAATTTGGTGTCAAAAGCCTTCAAATGGAAAGTTTGCGCTCGCGTGTACAAGAGATAGCTGATGAATTACTTGATCTAGTTCAATTAAAAGGTGAAATGGACTTGGTTAAAGATTATGCCTACCTTTGCGGATTATAATCGTTATTTCCCCCCGGAGTAGTCAGTTTCATAGCCGAGTAGATTGAAACGAGATGTTTCATTGCGACTTATGCTCGATTCCTCACTTCTCGACTTTTTTCTCCGGTGCAGACGGTTGCTCTTTTTTAGCCGTTTCCTGGCTCGTCTCAAAGTTAATCGGCGGTATGCCGTTTGCTTGCCACACCGTTCCTCTACGCTCGTACTCGAATAACTTCTCGATGACAATCGCAATCTGTGGTCCGACTTCACGCTCAACCAAATACAAGGCCACATCAAGTCCGGAAGTAACACCTCCGCCAGTTACCAAACGAGGGCCATCTTCCACGATTCTTGCGTCGACCGGAATTGCACCGAGATCCACTAACGCACCCATACCTATCTGATTGGTGACTGCATATCTGTCTTTCAACAATCCATCCATAGCCAGCAGCAATGAACCTCCACACACGGTAGCCACCGTAACGTCCTTATTATACATAGCTTGTTTCATCATCGTTGTTAATCCCGAATCCTTAGCCTGCCTTAATATGTTGGGAATAGCATCTGCGGTGTTCCCCGCTGGCTTCCCCGAAGCGCCAGGAACAACAATAATTCCGGAACGATCAGGGTCTAACACATCTTGCGCATCGAGGGCAGGTCCATTCAGCCCGCTCGGCACCGAACGCTTACCTTCTACAGATACTAATTCTACAGTAACTTTTCCACCAGTGTACATTCCGGCAGCAGCAAATACTTCATATGGCGCTAATGCGTCCAGCAGATCAAACCCATCGAATAATACGATTTGTACATGCACGCTTTTACCCTTGGATGGATCTGGATTCTTGTTTGATTCTGCGCTTGCTGCGGTGGATAATAGACATAGAACGAGCGTTAGCGACGTGAATAAGCTAAGTATTTTTTTCATCCTGATACCCATTCCTTTCGATTTGTTCTGATGATGATTTCAGGAATAACTAGTAGTAGCGCAATAGAGCCGTAAACGCCGATGGTGTAGCTAGTAGGGTAAACGTACCCGAATCCTTGATGAAAAAGGGAAGTAATGAGATGGATCAACATGTTAGTGAAGCAAAAGGCGTAACTTCGAATCATCCAGTTGCGATGTCGAATAATCCTTTTCCTCTTGATTTGAAGGAGCGCCGTAATGGTGATAACCAGCCAGATCATATTCAGCAGATTGAATCCCATACTGCTTATTTTGCCGCCTGTCGCGTAGGGGGCCATATATCCGGAAGTTAGCACAACCAGCAGAACGGATATGATATATACATAGCCGTTAATGCGATGCAGCCTGCGGTTTCTTTCAAATATTCGATTCGAAAAGTTAAGCAGTCCCGATGCCATGGTCACACATGCGAATGCAACATGAACGTACATGACATTAAGCCAAACCGTGAGATTGAGTTCACGCTTCAGCCCGGTCTTATGGCTTAAAAATCCCGAAGCACCTGGATCGATCCAATAGTTTTTCACCAAGGCGTGTAGTATTAATAGAATGCTGACACAGGCCAGCAATAGATATAACGATTTTCGTTTCTTCATCCGTTCGCAACTCCCGAAGCTAGGAAATTCGATTTCCTGTTAATTTGGATGCTGGTAGGAGGCCGGCTTTAGCTATACCAACCATGTGATTTCCATTGACAACAACTTCAAATTTGAGATTCAAACGCATGGGTTTTGTGATTCGAATTGACCAGCCCAGCTTGTCATCTTGGAGCACCGGGTTCATAAACTCGATGGTTTCATCTCCTTGCGTCGCCGTGCCATGGATCATACCGTGTCTTGTCGATATCGAGAGCAAGACCTCCAGCTTTCCAACGGGCGTAGCGAGGGCGGTATCCCAATCTCCGTCGAAGACCGTTGCTTGTACGCTATTGCTGTGCACGGTGCGGGGCGTGGGGGTCATCGCTGTTTGGTTCACCACGGTGTTTGTCTCTTCGCTCGTCAATGGTTTATTAACGCTTGGTGTTATCCCGATATCCTTCCAAACCGTGCCTCTTCGTTCGTATTCGAATAACTGCTCTACCGCGTGAGCGATACGAGGCCCAAGTTCACGTTCCACCAGATACAGCGCTACATCGAGTCCTGAAGTTACGCCGCCGCCGGTAACCAGATTGCCGTCGTCCACAACGCGAGCCGAGATGGGAACTGCTCCAGTTGCACCAAGTAAGTCCATGCCCAGATGGTTCGTTACCGCAGGTCTGCCTTCCAAGAGGCCTCCCATGGCAAGCACCAGAGAACCGCCACAGACTGTAGCGACTATCTTCTCTTTGTGCTGGAGAGCCTGCTCGATCATGCCGGTCAATTCGGTATCCATGGCCCGGCTCAGAATAGCCGGAACCGAATCAGGCCCATCTCCTTCGACGTCGCCGGACGCGCCAGGTACGAGAATGATGCCCGCTCGTTCCGGGTCCAATCTGCCACTCGCTTCAATCCTTAACCCGTTGATCCCGCTAGGCACGGATCTTGGTCCTTCGGCGGTGACCAGCTCTACGTTTAACGCATTTTTAGCATTCATGGCGGCAGCATAGAAGACCTCGTAAGGCTCTATCGCATCCAACAGGTCGAAGCCGTCAAACAACACGATTTGAATGTTAAGCATCCATAAATCCTCCTTGTCTCTATTTAGTCAAAAAATCTTTCAGCTTACGATATTCCTTCTCATCAATTTCACCGTTGGCCATTCTGTTCTTCAGAATCATATCGATGTCATTCTTTTGATGACCGTTTTTGTGACGATAACGAATCGCGTATACTCGAACCGCCAGGAAA contains these protein-coding regions:
- a CDS encoding DUF2306 domain-containing protein, with amino-acid sequence MKKRKSLYLLLACVSILLILHALVKNYWIDPGASGFLSHKTGLKRELNLTVWLNVMYVHVAFACVTMASGLLNFSNRIFERNRRLHRINGYVYIISVLLVVLTSGYMAPYATGGKISSMGFNLLNMIWLVITITALLQIKRKRIIRHRNWMIRSYAFCFTNMLIHLITSLFHQGFGYVYPTSYTIGVYGSIALLLVIPEIIIRTNRKEWVSG
- a CDS encoding DJ-1/PfpI family protein, which gives rise to MKKILSLFTSLTLVLCLLSTAASAESNKNPDPSKGKSVHVQIVLFDGFDLLDALAPYEVFAAAGMYTGGKVTVELVSVEGKRSVPSGLNGPALDAQDVLDPDRSGIIVVPGASGKPAGNTADAIPNILRQAKDSGLTTMMKQAMYNKDVTVATVCGGSLLLAMDGLLKDRYAVTNQIGMGALVDLGAIPVDARIVEDGPRLVTGGGVTSGLDVALYLVEREVGPQIAIVIEKLFEYERRGTVWQANGIPPINFETSQETAKKEQPSAPEKKVEK
- a CDS encoding universal stress protein, coding for MFDKIMVAIDKAEITNKLLDATVEIAQNKQTQVTLVNVSQDYVSNGMTFVPDNFLEDILNEMEKASLEQLQQAKSKLKSAGINPETVHLKGDPAHEILNYAKDTEQQLIIIGSRGLRGIKEMMLGSVSHKVSQLSNCPVLIVH
- a CDS encoding DJ-1/PfpI family protein codes for the protein MLNIQIVLFDGFDLLDAIEPYEVFYAAAMNAKNALNVELVTAEGPRSVPSGINGLRIEASGRLDPERAGIILVPGASGDVEGDGPDSVPAILSRAMDTELTGMIEQALQHKEKIVATVCGGSLVLAMGGLLEGRPAVTNHLGMDLLGATGAVPISARVVDDGNLVTGGGVTSGLDVALYLVERELGPRIAHAVEQLFEYERRGTVWKDIGITPSVNKPLTSEETNTVVNQTAMTPTPRTVHSNSVQATVFDGDWDTALATPVGKLEVLLSISTRHGMIHGTATQGDETIEFMNPVLQDDKLGWSIRITKPMRLNLKFEVVVNGNHMVGIAKAGLLPASKLTGNRIS
- a CDS encoding CynX/NimT family MFS transporter, coding for MPNKQNKKFVPTSIGLIILGIIVIAANLRTPLTSVGPLVSLIRDDVHISNTLAGLITTVPLLAFALLSPLVPKLGRRYGVERIILLALIFLTVGIVIRSLSGAVNLFIGTAVLGFAIAVCNVLLPSIIKRDFPNKIGSMTGVYSISMNLCGAIASGISVPLAMNAGLKWQGALGIWGILSFVSILCWLPQLRNQTKQKAMTSQQMVSNDVNVWRSPLAWQVTLFMGIQSMVFYVLIAWLPEILKQQGIESNQSGWYLSIMQLAMLPFTFVVPVIAGRMSSQRLLVVITTILLLTGTLGLLYGSSNIILLWIIILGIGGGFAFSLAMMFFGLRTENAHQAAELSGMAQSIGYLLAAIGPALIGYLHDVTNSWNLPLFILLGASVLLFLVGIGAASNRFVGSRNSYELPRKGR
- a CDS encoding helix-turn-helix domain-containing protein translates to MDEVNESKQMVLQMGGALKKYRKEKNMSLDDLAELTGVSKLTLGNIERGETNPTLAIIWKISKGISLPLLALFTSEKPVSLYRAGEGLRFSNDQKNWIIEPIFKNASNDIEMCRAYLQPNSSYHPEGHHVNTTEIATVMTGSIEIQVNGEIYTLNQYDTISFRADCPHSYTNHTESETVLHISLKYGF